The Sphingomonas sp. So64.6b genome includes a region encoding these proteins:
- a CDS encoding RtcB family protein, producing MTEANFDYQHVEGGVPIKMWTRGVPVDDKARAQLARAAQMPFIFKHVAAMPDVHVGIGATVGSVIPTKGAVIPAAVGVDIGCGMMAARTSLVASDLPDNLEGVRAAIERAVPHGRSVGRTKRDTGSWGDPPPAIVEAWATLFARFETITAKYPRLKNTNNLVHLGTLGTGNHFIEVCLDTEQRVWVMLHSGSRGVGNAIGSFFIELAKQDMRKWHINLPDQDLAYFPEGTDHFDDYVEAVGWAQDYAALNRRMMMTNVIRAIRSEITKPFDAELKAVNCHHNYVSRETHFGENVLITRKGAVRAAKGVLGIIPGSMGAKSFIVRGLGNAESFDSCSHGAGRVMSRTQAKKEVSLAEHIADTAGVACRKDEGVIDESPRAYKPIEAVMAAQADLVEIVHTLKQVVCVKG from the coding sequence ATGACCGAAGCGAATTTCGATTACCAGCATGTCGAAGGCGGCGTGCCAATCAAGATGTGGACGCGCGGCGTGCCGGTCGATGACAAGGCGCGCGCGCAGCTCGCTCGCGCGGCGCAGATGCCGTTCATCTTCAAGCATGTCGCGGCGATGCCCGACGTGCATGTCGGCATCGGCGCAACCGTCGGCTCGGTGATTCCGACCAAGGGTGCGGTGATTCCGGCTGCGGTCGGCGTCGATATCGGCTGTGGCATGATGGCGGCGCGCACTTCGCTCGTCGCGAGCGACCTGCCCGACAATCTCGAGGGCGTGCGCGCTGCGATCGAACGCGCCGTGCCGCATGGCCGGTCGGTCGGCCGCACGAAACGCGACACCGGTTCGTGGGGCGATCCGCCGCCGGCGATCGTCGAGGCCTGGGCGACTCTGTTCGCGCGGTTCGAGACGATCACGGCGAAATATCCGCGGCTGAAAAACACCAATAACCTGGTGCATCTCGGCACGCTTGGCACGGGCAACCACTTCATCGAAGTGTGTCTCGATACCGAGCAGCGGGTCTGGGTCATGCTCCATTCCGGATCGCGCGGGGTGGGCAATGCGATCGGCAGCTTCTTCATCGAACTGGCCAAGCAGGACATGCGCAAATGGCACATCAACCTGCCCGACCAGGACCTGGCCTATTTCCCGGAAGGGACCGATCATTTCGACGATTATGTCGAAGCGGTCGGCTGGGCGCAGGACTATGCGGCACTCAACCGCCGCATGATGATGACGAATGTGATCCGCGCCATTCGAAGCGAGATCACCAAGCCGTTCGACGCCGAGCTGAAAGCGGTCAACTGCCATCACAATTATGTGTCGCGGGAAACCCATTTCGGCGAGAATGTGCTCATCACCCGCAAGGGTGCAGTGCGTGCGGCAAAGGGCGTGCTCGGGATCATCCCGGGGTCGATGGGCGCGAAATCGTTCATCGTCCGGGGTCTCGGCAACGCGGAGTCATTCGACAGCTGCAGCCATGGTGCGGGGCGCGTGATGTCGCGCACCCAGGCCAAGAAGGAAGTGTCGCTGGCCGAGCACATCGCCGATACGGCGGGTGTGGCGTGCCGCAAGGATGAAGGCGTGATCGACGAAAGTCCCCGCGCCTATAAGCCGATCGAAGCCGTGATGGCCGCCCAGGCCGATCTGGTGGAGATCGTTCACACGCTGAAGCAGGTGGTGTGCGTCAAGGGGTGA
- the rtcR gene encoding RNA repair transcriptional activator RtcR has translation MRPLVVIGFLGSTLDASKFGPERWNKWRPSVGLTMHEDLRVDRFVMLHGASHTRLAEYIASDIIGVSPETTVDRHLIDFRDPWDFEEVYGKLLDFTRGYPFDPDVEDYLVHITTGTHVAQICLFLLSEARYLPGRLLQTQPHRGAPTNAPGSWNVIDLDLSRYDSIATRFAAVSADSTSFLKSGIDTKNAAFNRLIDEIEQVAVRSSAPVLLMGPTGAGKSQLARRIYELKRSRHQVKGPFVEVNCATLKGDGAMSALFGHKKGAFTGAAADRLGLLRTADTGMLFLDEIGELGLDEQAMILRAIEDKRFLPVGADKESASDFQLIAGTNRDLGRAVGAGRFRDDLFARLNLWTFALPGLADRREDIAPNLDYELDRFAEREGARVTFNKEARERYLAFATAPTAMWRGNFRDLAASVTRMATFSPKGRIDAECVDAEIGRLARLWAADGEQGDDLDDLLDPAALDALDPFDRVQLAHVTGVCRRSRSLSEAGRTLFSASRTRRASSNDADRLRKYLARFGLDWLQLSR, from the coding sequence ATGAGACCGCTCGTCGTCATCGGATTTCTCGGCTCGACTTTGGATGCCAGCAAGTTTGGCCCGGAGCGCTGGAACAAGTGGCGCCCGTCGGTCGGGCTGACGATGCATGAAGATTTGCGCGTCGATCGTTTCGTCATGCTTCATGGCGCGTCACATACGCGACTCGCCGAGTATATCGCCTCGGACATCATCGGCGTCTCACCCGAGACGACAGTCGATCGCCACCTTATCGATTTCCGCGACCCGTGGGATTTCGAAGAAGTGTACGGCAAGCTGCTCGATTTCACGCGGGGCTATCCGTTCGATCCCGATGTCGAGGACTATCTCGTCCACATCACGACGGGCACGCATGTCGCGCAGATCTGCCTCTTCCTGCTGAGCGAGGCGCGCTATCTGCCCGGCCGTCTGCTGCAGACCCAGCCGCATCGCGGCGCGCCGACCAACGCGCCGGGCAGCTGGAACGTGATCGACCTGGATCTGTCGCGCTATGACAGCATCGCGACGCGCTTCGCCGCAGTCAGCGCCGACAGCACCTCGTTCCTGAAATCGGGCATCGATACGAAGAACGCCGCGTTCAACCGGCTGATCGACGAGATCGAGCAGGTCGCGGTGCGATCGAGTGCGCCGGTGCTGCTGATGGGGCCGACCGGGGCGGGCAAGAGTCAACTCGCGCGGCGTATCTATGAACTGAAACGCTCGCGGCATCAGGTGAAAGGGCCGTTCGTCGAGGTCAATTGCGCGACGCTTAAAGGCGACGGCGCGATGTCCGCGCTGTTCGGGCACAAAAAGGGCGCGTTCACCGGGGCGGCCGCCGATCGGCTCGGCCTGTTGCGCACCGCCGATACCGGCATGCTGTTCCTCGACGAGATCGGTGAGCTCGGGCTCGACGAGCAGGCGATGATCCTGCGCGCGATCGAGGATAAGCGTTTCCTGCCGGTCGGCGCCGACAAGGAATCGGCGTCGGATTTCCAGCTTATCGCCGGCACCAACCGGGATCTCGGCCGTGCGGTGGGCGCGGGGCGATTCCGCGACGACCTGTTCGCACGGCTCAACCTGTGGACCTTCGCGCTGCCCGGCCTCGCCGACCGGCGCGAGGACATCGCGCCCAACCTCGATTATGAGCTCGATCGTTTCGCTGAGCGCGAAGGCGCGCGCGTGACGTTCAACAAGGAAGCGCGCGAGCGGTATCTTGCCTTTGCGACCGCGCCCACCGCGATGTGGCGGGGCAATTTCCGCGACCTCGCGGCAAGCGTTACGCGCATGGCGACCTTCTCGCCCAAGGGCAGGATCGATGCTGAATGCGTCGATGCCGAGATCGGTCGACTGGCCCGGCTATGGGCCGCCGATGGCGAGCAGGGCGACGATCTTGACGATTTGCTCGACCCGGCGGCATTGGACGCGCTCGATCCATTCGACCGGGTGCAACTCGCCCATGTCACGGGCGTCTGCCGGCGTAGCCGGTCGCTGTCCGAAGCGGGCCGGACCCTGTTCTCGGCATCGCGAACGCGACGCGCATCGTCCAATGATGCCGATCGGCTGCGCAAATACCTTGCGCGTTTCGGACTGGACTGGTTGCAGCTGTCTCGCTGA
- a CDS encoding TonB-dependent receptor, which translates to MIKRPESGITLSPGVRAFRAGVSAAALAIGVMAGPAFAQTAPPAESIADGQEIAPEQIQDDSDIIVTGTLLRGVAPVGTNVVGVTREDILKSGAASANDLLADVPQVGNFGTVPVGTGSFALPIVRPNIRNLAAAGGSSTLVLLNGHRMVGAGVLQTTVDPSILPPEVIDRVEIVPDGGSAIYGSDAIGGVINFITRSRFNGLAANARYGLADNYQTIDGSLTAGKDWGSGSLLVTYAYAWHDNIQNRDRDYTNADHSGRGGQDFRSQVCSPGNVIDNPLNPLTGVPILFPLPGNIPYAMPGLVRGAVNKCDTNANSDFYPREERHTVFASLTQHLSDHVEFSATAYWSRRDTTTLTQQPGITGLIWGRTLLGQLGPINPYFQAVGTPPFQSFVQSVSISFDDVFGPTVTSKSRFDSYGVTPSFKFDLGHNWQLRTEANFGRSDNLVLDNTINTTAATNALAGTTLATALNPYDLSATNPAVLAAIRDFQNYGHAVQELAEARFVLDGSLARLPGGDIRLAIGGEYHYENLQSQISQSPRGDLSNSIRSFSSRNVKSAFAELLIPIFGADNAVPGLRQLNLSGSIRHDDYSDQGGSTNPKVGVTWKPVDQLTIRGNYGTSFHAPSLADTTSTSDSRAQILLFSPFRAGGSPTSDLARPTIILAGGNPALKPETANTWSAGFDWKPTIAPGLVVSATYYNVNFKDAIQVPPLTSPILYSNPGYSSFYILNPTLQQSLAAVGNLPLNGAPSIQSLYALGAPYVLIDARRNNIGAIKVSGIDFNVNYLRPTGFGSVNLGVSGTYTLSRKNQAVKGDPFSDELKNGTGRLALVANAGGTISDFTAQAKLNYRQGYPILGLVNQSRIGSFTTVDLFFSYALPDKGALKGTMLTLNVDNVFDRDPPFSDTLAGYANGSTLGRLVSIGLRKKF; encoded by the coding sequence ATGATCAAGCGGCCTGAGAGTGGTATCACGTTGTCGCCGGGCGTCCGCGCGTTTCGCGCCGGCGTTTCCGCAGCGGCGCTGGCGATTGGTGTCATGGCCGGCCCGGCCTTCGCGCAGACCGCACCACCCGCAGAGTCGATCGCCGACGGGCAGGAAATCGCTCCCGAACAGATTCAGGACGATAGCGACATCATCGTCACCGGCACTTTGCTGCGCGGCGTCGCGCCGGTCGGCACCAACGTTGTCGGCGTGACGCGCGAGGATATCCTGAAATCCGGCGCGGCGTCCGCCAATGATCTGCTCGCCGATGTTCCCCAGGTGGGCAATTTCGGCACGGTCCCGGTCGGCACGGGATCATTCGCTTTGCCGATCGTTCGGCCGAATATCCGCAACCTCGCGGCGGCTGGCGGAAGCTCCACGCTGGTGCTGCTCAACGGTCATCGCATGGTTGGTGCTGGTGTCCTTCAGACCACGGTCGATCCATCAATTCTGCCGCCGGAAGTTATCGACCGGGTCGAGATCGTGCCCGATGGCGGTTCGGCAATCTACGGATCGGATGCGATCGGCGGCGTCATCAATTTTATCACGCGCAGCCGGTTCAATGGTCTTGCGGCTAATGCCCGCTATGGTCTTGCCGATAATTATCAGACCATCGACGGCAGCCTGACGGCGGGCAAGGATTGGGGCAGCGGATCGCTGCTCGTCACCTATGCCTATGCGTGGCACGACAATATTCAGAATCGCGATCGCGACTATACCAATGCCGACCATAGCGGTCGTGGCGGACAGGATTTCCGCTCGCAGGTTTGCTCACCGGGGAACGTGATCGACAATCCCCTTAATCCCCTTACGGGCGTTCCAATCCTGTTTCCCCTGCCGGGGAATATCCCTTATGCCATGCCTGGGTTGGTGCGGGGCGCTGTCAACAAATGCGATACCAACGCCAATTCGGATTTCTATCCGCGTGAAGAGCGTCACACGGTATTCGCGTCGCTGACGCAGCATCTTTCGGATCATGTTGAATTCTCGGCGACCGCTTATTGGTCGCGCCGCGATACGACGACACTGACGCAACAACCGGGTATCACGGGCTTGATCTGGGGGAGAACGCTGCTCGGGCAGCTCGGGCCGATAAATCCCTATTTCCAAGCCGTTGGTACCCCTCCGTTTCAGTCCTTCGTACAATCCGTCTCCATCTCGTTCGATGACGTGTTCGGTCCCACGGTAACGAGCAAATCCCGCTTCGACTCCTATGGCGTGACGCCAAGCTTCAAGTTCGATCTCGGCCATAATTGGCAATTGCGCACCGAGGCGAATTTCGGGCGCAGCGACAATCTGGTCCTCGACAACACGATCAACACCACGGCGGCGACCAATGCGCTTGCCGGGACCACGCTTGCCACCGCGCTCAATCCTTATGACCTGAGCGCGACCAATCCGGCGGTGCTGGCGGCGATCCGCGACTTCCAGAATTATGGACACGCTGTGCAGGAGCTGGCCGAGGCGCGTTTCGTGTTGGATGGGTCGCTTGCGCGACTGCCGGGCGGCGATATCCGCCTCGCGATAGGCGGTGAATATCATTATGAAAACCTTCAGTCGCAGATCAGTCAAAGTCCCCGCGGCGATCTTTCCAACTCCATCAGGTCCTTCTCGTCGCGTAACGTGAAGTCGGCCTTTGCTGAACTGCTGATCCCGATCTTCGGGGCGGACAATGCCGTGCCCGGGCTGCGTCAGCTCAATCTGTCGGGTTCGATCCGCCATGACGATTACAGCGATCAGGGCGGCTCCACCAATCCCAAGGTCGGGGTGACTTGGAAGCCGGTGGATCAACTGACGATCCGCGGCAACTATGGCACATCGTTCCATGCGCCGAGTCTTGCGGATACGACCAGCACATCGGATTCGCGCGCGCAGATTTTGTTGTTCAGCCCGTTCCGTGCAGGCGGCAGCCCGACAAGCGATTTGGCGCGTCCCACGATCATCCTTGCCGGCGGTAATCCCGCTCTGAAGCCGGAAACCGCCAATACCTGGTCCGCCGGTTTCGACTGGAAGCCGACCATCGCGCCTGGGCTCGTCGTCAGCGCGACCTATTACAATGTGAACTTCAAGGACGCGATCCAGGTTCCTCCGCTCACGTCGCCGATCCTATATTCGAATCCCGGCTATTCGAGCTTCTACATTCTGAATCCGACACTTCAGCAATCGCTGGCGGCGGTCGGCAACCTGCCACTGAATGGTGCACCAAGCATCCAGTCGCTTTACGCACTTGGTGCGCCCTATGTGCTGATCGATGCACGTCGCAATAATATCGGCGCGATCAAGGTCAGCGGGATCGATTTCAATGTGAATTATCTGCGCCCTACCGGCTTTGGCTCGGTGAATCTGGGCGTCAGTGGCACCTATACGCTGAGCCGCAAGAACCAGGCGGTGAAGGGGGATCCGTTCTCGGATGAATTGAAGAACGGCACCGGTCGGCTTGCGCTGGTGGCAAATGCGGGTGGTACGATCAGCGACTTCACCGCGCAGGCCAAGCTGAATTATCGCCAGGGCTATCCGATCCTCGGCTTGGTCAACCAGTCGCGGATTGGCTCATTCACGACCGTTGATCTGTTCTTCAGCTACGCACTGCCCGACAAGGGTGCGCTCAAGGGCACGATGCTGACCCTCAATGTCGACAATGTGTTCGATCGTGATCCGCCCTTTTCCGACACACTGGCCGGCTATGCCAATGGCAGCACGCTCGGGCGGTTGGTCTCGATCGGCCTGCGCAAGAAGTTCTGA
- a CDS encoding family 78 glycoside hydrolase catalytic domain, with amino-acid sequence MRRQPAYRITSGGSPVRGRHRYGLTTLAVLCFTLVCAGGVRAATAEAPDALRVEYSAAPLGLDEPAPRLSWHSPVARQSAYRIRVGESADALTGDRALWDSGKVTSSASTQIAYAGPALESGKRYVWQVQTWDEAGKASGWSAPGWWEMGLLKPADWTASWIAGPKRTDHDWRDFTFTADLTLTGKSVDLLFRAQPIGKTYGEAYVWTLARTDKGPALVAQVRHYPGGTSSAVKVTELKRVALPAKALGDGRHIVSITAAGDRLTTAIDGVTVDTLTDASVAHGTIGFTAKEPGAAIIHRVRITGTTPFETRFVANDNAFTGGDVTKDGLAVPGGVPKVDIVLPIEAPAPLLRRAFTLPAKRIARARLYVAGAGWPRFSLNGQVIGASAMASGYTAYDKRVLYQTYDVTAALRPGSNAIGAELGRGWYGLTDPNEWYWQQAPWHGDPALRAQLQIDFADGTSQRIATDASWRTAFGPTLADSIYRGERYDARLHPNGWDKPGFADRRWASARIVDGPAGTLVAANVEPIAPVADLKPVTIKQVRPGIWVLDYGRIIAGWPALRVSGPRGQTVSMLSSERIGDDGLVIPAAGLIDAQLQTDRYTLAGGGEEQWEPRFGYRGFRYVQLDGFPGTPGPDALTARIAHSAVAATGEFRSSDTLLMQIDAAAIATIRNNMHGFQTDTPTLEKNGWTGDAQASAGAAARSLDVARVWTKWLGDFRDAQSARGEIPEIVPATPLYGYENSPGWNMIWGPTPPWDVATMILPWELYTSYGDSRILERMHDAQARLVDYTGGWFKAPEYRREGFELSEWSPPGAADFLNQRGGGIDAVASAYYFLEADLLAKSSAVIGKQADADRYGALARNIRDAYNRRYWDGAARHYRTTDAKGVAGAPTQIQNVLPLAMGMVPDGAEQAVADTIAADVEKNGLRTGVYATRYLLEILSDHGHADLAYKVATRTDEPSWGWWIKNGHGTMFESWSLESRSRDHHYFGSIADWMRQRLAGLRPGQPGYASVLVRPEIPAGLASASATMDTIRGRAAAGWTVEHGVLTLTAEIPANTSGEIWVPLRFGPVRSAAKDATLVRTTTGFAVYSVAAGRHVFEAGASQ; translated from the coding sequence GTGCGGCGTCAGCCGGCCTATCGGATCACGAGTGGCGGTTCGCCTGTGCGCGGCCGCCATCGCTACGGGCTGACGACACTGGCGGTGCTGTGCTTCACGCTGGTCTGTGCTGGCGGTGTTCGTGCCGCGACCGCAGAGGCGCCCGATGCGCTCCGCGTCGAATATAGCGCCGCGCCGCTCGGGCTCGACGAGCCGGCGCCGCGTCTTTCCTGGCACTCGCCGGTGGCGCGGCAGAGCGCTTATCGAATCCGCGTCGGTGAGAGCGCGGATGCGCTGACGGGTGATCGGGCGTTGTGGGACAGCGGCAAGGTCACCTCATCCGCCAGCACTCAGATCGCCTATGCCGGCCCGGCGCTCGAATCAGGCAAGCGCTATGTGTGGCAGGTCCAGACTTGGGACGAAGCTGGCAAGGCGAGCGGCTGGAGCGCGCCCGGCTGGTGGGAAATGGGCTTGCTCAAGCCCGCCGACTGGACGGCGAGCTGGATCGCGGGGCCGAAGCGCACCGATCACGACTGGCGCGATTTCACCTTCACCGCCGACCTGACGCTGACCGGCAAGTCGGTCGACCTGTTGTTCCGTGCTCAGCCGATCGGCAAGACCTATGGTGAGGCCTATGTCTGGACGCTCGCCCGGACCGACAAGGGGCCGGCGCTGGTCGCGCAGGTCCGGCATTATCCCGGCGGCACATCATCGGCAGTCAAGGTGACTGAGTTGAAACGTGTAGCCTTGCCGGCAAAGGCGCTGGGAGATGGGCGGCATATCGTGTCGATCACTGCGGCGGGTGACCGGCTGACCACCGCGATCGACGGCGTCACGGTCGATACGCTGACCGACGCATCGGTCGCGCATGGCACGATCGGTTTCACCGCGAAGGAACCCGGCGCCGCGATCATCCACCGAGTCCGCATCACCGGAACCACGCCGTTCGAGACGCGCTTTGTGGCCAACGACAATGCCTTTACCGGTGGCGATGTCACGAAGGACGGGCTGGCCGTGCCGGGCGGGGTGCCCAAGGTCGATATCGTCCTGCCGATCGAAGCGCCAGCCCCGCTGCTGCGCCGCGCCTTCACCCTGCCGGCCAAGAGGATCGCCCGCGCACGGCTCTATGTCGCTGGCGCCGGCTGGCCGCGCTTCAGCCTTAACGGCCAGGTGATCGGCGCGTCGGCGATGGCGAGCGGTTATACCGCCTATGACAAGCGCGTACTCTATCAGACCTATGACGTAACCGCCGCGCTGCGCCCCGGTTCCAATGCGATCGGTGCTGAGCTCGGGCGTGGCTGGTATGGGCTGACCGATCCCAATGAATGGTATTGGCAGCAAGCGCCGTGGCACGGCGACCCGGCACTCCGTGCGCAGCTCCAGATCGACTTTGCCGATGGAACGAGCCAGCGCATCGCGACCGATGCGAGCTGGCGCACCGCCTTCGGGCCGACCTTGGCCGACTCGATCTATCGCGGCGAGCGCTATGACGCGCGGCTGCATCCGAACGGTTGGGACAAGCCCGGCTTTGCCGATCGCCGCTGGGCATCTGCGCGCATCGTCGATGGACCGGCGGGCACGCTGGTCGCCGCCAATGTCGAGCCGATCGCCCCGGTCGCCGATCTCAAGCCGGTCACGATCAAGCAAGTCCGGCCCGGCATTTGGGTGCTGGATTATGGTCGCATCATCGCCGGCTGGCCCGCGCTGCGCGTGTCGGGTCCACGCGGCCAGACGGTGTCGATGCTGTCCAGCGAACGCATTGGGGATGACGGGCTGGTCATACCAGCGGCCGGGCTGATCGACGCGCAATTGCAGACCGATCGCTACACGCTGGCGGGCGGTGGTGAGGAGCAATGGGAACCGCGCTTCGGTTATCGCGGCTTTCGGTATGTCCAGCTCGACGGCTTTCCCGGTACGCCTGGCCCCGACGCGCTGACCGCGCGAATCGCGCATAGCGCAGTGGCGGCGACCGGCGAGTTCCGCAGCAGCGATACACTGCTGATGCAGATCGACGCGGCGGCGATCGCGACGATCCGCAACAATATGCATGGTTTCCAGACCGACACGCCGACCTTGGAGAAGAATGGCTGGACCGGCGACGCGCAAGCCTCGGCCGGAGCGGCGGCGCGCAGTCTCGATGTCGCGCGCGTCTGGACCAAATGGCTCGGCGATTTCCGCGACGCGCAATCAGCCAGGGGCGAGATTCCCGAGATCGTGCCCGCGACCCCGCTTTACGGTTATGAGAACAGCCCGGGCTGGAACATGATCTGGGGCCCGACCCCGCCCTGGGACGTGGCGACGATGATCCTGCCCTGGGAACTCTACACCAGCTATGGCGACAGCCGCATCCTCGAACGGATGCACGACGCGCAGGCGCGGCTGGTCGATTATACCGGCGGCTGGTTCAAGGCGCCCGAGTATCGCCGCGAAGGCTTTGAGCTGAGCGAATGGTCGCCGCCCGGCGCGGCCGATTTCCTCAATCAGCGCGGCGGCGGGATCGATGCGGTTGCCAGCGCCTATTATTTCCTCGAGGCCGATTTGCTGGCGAAATCGTCGGCGGTGATCGGCAAGCAGGCCGATGCCGACCGTTACGGCGCGCTCGCCCGCAACATCCGCGATGCCTATAACCGGCGCTACTGGGATGGCGCGGCACGGCATTACCGCACGACCGATGCCAAGGGCGTGGCGGGTGCGCCGACCCAGATCCAGAATGTCCTGCCGCTCGCCATGGGCATGGTGCCGGACGGGGCGGAGCAAGCGGTGGCCGATACGATCGCTGCCGATGTCGAGAAGAACGGGCTGCGCACCGGCGTTTATGCAACGCGCTATCTGCTCGAAATCCTCAGCGATCATGGCCATGCCGATCTCGCCTACAAGGTCGCGACGCGCACGGACGAGCCGAGCTGGGGCTGGTGGATCAAGAACGGGCACGGCACGATGTTCGAAAGCTGGAGCCTCGAAAGCCGCTCGCGCGACCATCATTATTTCGGCTCGATCGCCGACTGGATGCGCCAGCGCCTGGCCGGTTTGCGGCCGGGCCAGCCGGGCTATGCCAGCGTGCTGGTACGGCCGGAAATCCCCGCCGGACTCGCTTCGGCCAGTGCAACGATGGACACGATCCGCGGTCGTGCCGCGGCCGGATGGACGGTCGAGCATGGTGTGCTGACGCTGACGGCGGAGATACCCGCCAATACGAGCGGAGAGATCTGGGTCCCGCTACGCTTCGGGCCGGTGCGCAGTGCCGCAAAGGATGCGACACTGGTGCGCACCACCACCGGCTTTGCGGTCTACTCGGTCGCGGCCGGGCGTCATGTTTTCGAAGCGGGAGCAAGCCAATGA
- a CDS encoding carboxylesterase family protein, which produces MSFARSYGFAALIASCLAISAQAQTPATPAATVETGALQGLTADGIAVFRGIPYAAPPVGDLRWRAPRPAVRWSAPRDATKFANDCPQTWMPGDAATSGQPMSEDCLYANVWTPKPGKPGAGKKARGLPVMVWVHGGAFVNGSGASPPYDGVRLAKRGVVVVNFTYRIGRLGFFAHPALTREANGAPTGNWGLLDQIAALNWVKRNIAAFGGDPAQVTIFGESAGGQSVNRLMASPLAHGLFVRGIASSGGGRDKWPDLATAEVKGIAFAKSVGAGDDAASLRAIPTDIVRGKIGLLNNEEATYSGGITDGQIVTDSVDAIFAAGKEARIPYIVGANSDELGFLPAPFKGPATAGIIKPLGDVSALRTAYGASFDDRIAGDMVFVEPSIALARRHAANGNPTWVYRFGYVAEAKRAELKGAPHASDINYVFDTLDALKPAPSAADRAAAALVSTYWSDFARAGDPNSKGAPRWDRYTAKAPVALHIGIGETAMHPAADAGLDALAKLRDGEKK; this is translated from the coding sequence ATGAGTTTCGCGCGCAGCTACGGGTTCGCCGCGTTGATCGCATCATGCCTCGCTATTTCGGCTCAGGCTCAGACCCCAGCCACTCCTGCCGCCACGGTCGAAACCGGCGCGCTTCAGGGTCTGACGGCGGACGGCATCGCGGTGTTTCGCGGCATTCCCTATGCAGCGCCGCCGGTCGGCGATCTCCGCTGGCGCGCGCCGCGGCCGGCGGTGCGCTGGTCCGCTCCCCGCGACGCGACCAAATTCGCCAATGATTGCCCGCAGACCTGGATGCCCGGCGATGCCGCGACGAGCGGTCAGCCGATGAGCGAGGATTGTCTTTACGCCAATGTCTGGACGCCGAAGCCGGGGAAACCGGGCGCCGGCAAAAAAGCCAGGGGCCTGCCCGTCATGGTCTGGGTCCATGGCGGCGCCTTCGTCAACGGATCGGGCGCGTCGCCGCCTTATGACGGCGTGCGGCTGGCGAAGCGCGGCGTGGTGGTGGTCAATTTCACCTATCGCATCGGCCGGCTTGGCTTCTTCGCGCATCCCGCACTGACCAGGGAAGCCAATGGCGCGCCGACCGGCAATTGGGGCCTGTTGGACCAGATCGCCGCGCTCAACTGGGTCAAGCGCAACATCGCCGCGTTCGGCGGCGATCCGGCGCAGGTGACGATTTTCGGCGAATCCGCCGGTGGCCAGTCGGTCAACCGGCTAATGGCTTCGCCGCTGGCGCACGGCCTGTTCGTGCGCGGTATCGCCTCGTCAGGCGGCGGGCGCGACAAATGGCCCGACCTCGCCACTGCCGAGGTCAAGGGCATCGCCTTTGCCAAGTCGGTTGGCGCTGGCGACGATGCCGCGTCGCTCCGCGCGATCCCGACCGATATCGTACGCGGCAAGATCGGCTTGCTCAACAATGAGGAGGCGACCTACTCCGGCGGAATCACCGACGGCCAGATCGTCACCGACAGCGTCGATGCGATCTTCGCGGCGGGCAAGGAAGCACGGATCCCCTATATCGTCGGCGCGAACAGCGATGAGCTCGGCTTTCTGCCCGCACCGTTCAAGGGGCCCGCGACCGCCGGCATCATCAAGCCGCTCGGCGATGTCAGTGCGCTGCGCACTGCGTATGGCGCGTCGTTCGATGATCGCATTGCCGGCGACATGGTGTTCGTCGAGCCGTCGATCGCGCTCGCCCGGCGTCATGCCGCGAACGGCAACCCGACCTGGGTCTATCGCTTCGGCTATGTGGCCGAGGCCAAGCGCGCCGAACTCAAGGGCGCGCCGCATGCCTCCGACATCAACTATGTGTTCGACACGCTCGATGCGCTGAAGCCCGCGCCCAGTGCCGCCGATCGGGCGGCAGCGGCGTTGGTGTCGACCTATTGGAGCGACTTCGCCAGGGCGGGTGACCCGAACAGCAAGGGCGCTCCGCGCTGGGATCGTTACACCGCCAAGGCGCCAGTCGCGCTGCATATCGGCATTGGCGAGACCGCCATGCATCCCGCCGCCGATGCCGGCCTGGATGCGCTGGCGAAACTTCGTGATGGAGAAAAGAAATGA